One genomic region from Buteo buteo chromosome 12, bButBut1.hap1.1, whole genome shotgun sequence encodes:
- the OVOL2 gene encoding transcription factor Ovo-like 2: MPRAFLVKRRSPQPAVRSWDGLPDEERADTYIPGGIGCVLLGYEDSCSLESSGSSGTRDAEPSDPPTPQPAPGEMGTAGGMLLDLAVKRPTVRSKIKFTTGTCNDAMVHSCELCGKGFRLQRMLNRHIKCHSQVKRHLCTFCGKGFNDTFDLKRHVRTHTGIRPYKCEVCNKAFTQRCSLESHLKKIHGVQQQYAYKQRRDKLYVCEDCGYTGPTQEDLYLHVSNVHPGSAFLKKTSKKLAAVLQNKLSPVLQRNSKDDDKDE, encoded by the exons ATGCCCAGAGCTTTTTTGGTAAAGCGTCGGAGCCCGCAGCCGGCGGTGCGGAGCTGGGATGGGTTACCCGACGAGGAGAGAGCCGACACCTACATCCCAG GTGGGATCGGCTGCGTCCTGCTGGGCTACGAGGACAGCTGTAGCCTGGAGAGCAGCGGGAGCAGCGGGACCAGGGATGCGGAACCCAGCGATCCCCCGACACCCCAACCCGCTCCCGGAGAGATGGGAACGGCCGGGGGGATGCTGCTGGACCTGGCCGTCAAGCGTCCCACGGTCAGGTCGAAAATCAAG TTCACCACCGGCACCTGTAACGACGCTATGGTGCATAGCTGCGAGCTGTGTGGCAAAGGCTTTCGCTTGCAGCGGATGCTCAACCGTCACATCAAGTGTCACAGCCAGGTGAAGAGACACTTGTGCACCTTCTGTGGAAAAGGCTTCAACGACACCTTTGATCTGAAAAGACATGTCCGGACCCATACCG GAATTCGTCCTTACAAATGTGAGGTTTGCAACAAAGCCTTCACCCAGCGCTGTTCCCTGGAGTCCCACCTTAAGAAGATTCATGGCGTGCAGCAGCAATACGCCTACAAACAGAGGCGAGATAAACTTTACGTGTGCGAAGACTGCGGCTACACAGGCCCCACGCAGGAGGACCTGTACCTGCACGTTAGTAACGTTCACCCCGGAAGCgctttcctgaaaaaaacctcaaaaaaactTGCAGCGGTTTTGCAAAACAAACTGAGCCCTGTTCTGCAGAGGAACTCCAAAGATGACGACAAAGATGAGTAA
- the MGME1 gene encoding mitochondrial genome maintenance exonuclease 1: protein MLLVRMKFLQLLSRKPGKLEMLFQIPFCQKQFPYMCLATSACLCSKKKKTNSYEQVDQEKYKNLVYSVTSYKTSAQTPETILEEDNLLYGPPDKQRPPVKAGTKTPKNCVPLINPNKRIPLLNSDSNLPMKIALQKTKMPSVTRILQQTISPQQAFYLERWKQKMILELGKDGFAEYTKNLFLQGELFHAALESIFLSEEMATKEQREDVAISGYLSSVQHVLKDISEVKALESAVQHETLQYLGLVDCVAKYRGQLCVIDWKTSEKPKPSLKNTFDNPLQVAAYIGAINHDANYDFQVSCGLIVVAYKNGSPAHPHFMDPDLCSQYWNKWLLRLEEYMDKN from the exons ATGCTTCTTGTCAGAATGAAATTCCTACAGCTACTGTCCAGGAAACCGGGGAAactggaaatgctttttcaaataCCTTTTTGCCAAAAGCAATTCCCATATATGTGTCTGGCTACCTCTGCGTGTCTCTgtagtaagaagaaaaaaacgaACAGTTATGAACAAGTTGaccaagaaaaatacaagaactTGGTCTACTCTGTTACATCTTACAAAACCAGCGCCCAAACACCAGAGACAATACTTGAAGAAGACAATTTGTTATATGGGCCACCGGATAAACAGAGACCTCCAGTTAAAGCTGGAACAAAAACTCCCAAGAACTGCGTTCCTTTAATAAACCCCAACAAGAGAATTCCCCTTCTCAACAGTGATTCAAACCTCCCCATGAAAATCGCTTTGCAAAAAACGAAAATGCCCAGTGTTACCCGCATTCTTCAACAGACTATTTCTCCGCAGCAAGCCTTTTATCTGGAAAGGTGGAAGCAGAAAATGATACTGGAACTTGGAAAAGATGGTTTTGCAGAGTATACTAAAA aCCTTTTCCTCCAAGGAGAGCTCTTTCATGCAGCTTTGGAATCTATATTCCTGTCTGAAGAGATGGCAACTAAGGAGCAGAGAGAAGATGTTGCTATTTCCGGCTACTTATCAAGTGTGCAGCATGTCTTAAAAGATATCAGCGAAGTGAAAGCTCTGGAAAGTGCAGTTCAGCATGAGACTCTTCAGTATCTGGGCCTGGTAGACTGCGTGGCTAAGTATCG AGGCCAGTTGTGTGTGATTGACTGGAAAACTTCAGAGAAACCAAAGCCATCTCTGAAGAATACTTTTGACAACCCATTACAGGTTGCAGCATATATTGGAGCCATAAATCATGATGCCAATTATGACTTCCAG GTTAGTTGTGGACTCATTGTGGTTGCCTATAAGAACGGCTCCCCTGCGCATCCGCATTTCATGGATCCTGATCTGTGCTCACAGTACTGGAATAAGTGGCTTTTGCGCCTTGAAGAGTACATGGACAAAAACTGA